From the Desulfovulcanus ferrireducens genome, the window CTCATTCAGCCTTTATTTTAAAGGGTAGTGGCTGGTATGTGACGGATTATTGCAATCGGAAATCTTCATCTAATAACGGCAAGAAAGAAAAGACCACGGATCAGAAAGGGCAAACAGCAACATCCAAGGCTCCCGCTAATTCCTCTGCAACTCAAAACACCAGTGGTTCTTAATGTTTAAAGGCAGCCTGAGCTGCCTTTTTTTTTGTGGGAATTATAAACTATTAAAATAAGAAGTTATGATTGAACGCTATACAAGAAAAGAAATGGGCGAGATCTGGACCCTTGAAAATAAATTCAGGGTCTGGCTGGAAGTAGAACTGGCCGTATGCGAGGCCTGGTACCAATTAGGTCTGATTCCGGAAAAAGAAATACAGGAAATCAGGGCCAAGGCTGATTTTGATGTGCAAAGAATTCTTGAATTAGAAGAAAAGACAAAACACGACGTTATAGCCTTTTTAACTGCCGTAGAAGAAAAAGTCGGTCCTGCTTCAAGATTTATACACCTGGGGTGCACTTCTTCAGACATTGTAGATACTGCCAACGGAGTTCTTTTATATCGCGCAGGCCTTTTAATTTCTAAGGCCCTGGATCGGCTTTTAGACACGCTGCAGGATATGGCCCATAAGTTTAAAGGGCGTCTGGTCATGGGCCGCACCCACGGTATTCACGCCGAGCCAACCAGTTTCGGCCTGAAAGTAGCCAATTTCTACGCCGAATTTAAGAGACACAAAGAAAGATGGGAACAAGCCCTGGAAGGCATAAGATATGGGAAGATTTCCGGCGCAGTAGGAACTTATGCACACCTGGATCCGAGAGTAGAAGAGATAGCCTGTAAAATTTTGGGGTTAAAAGTGGACCCTATTTCCACCCAGATAATCCAGCGAGATCGTTATGCCCATTATTTTACGGCCCTGGCCCTTATGGCTGGAGGAATAGAGCGTATCTGTGTGGAACTGAGGCATCTGCAACGCACGGAAGTCTTGGAAGTTGAAGAAGGATTTTCTGCCGGCCAAAAAGGATCCTCAGCCATGCCACACAAGAAAAATCCCATATCAGCAGAGAATTTAACCGGCCTTTCCAGACTGGTACGGACCAATGCCATGGCTGCTATGGAAAACATGGCCCTCTGGCATGAGCGAGACATAAGTCACTCGTCAGTAGAACGGGTGATCATGCCTGACTCGACTATCTTGATCCATTACATGCTGCATAGACTGAACAATCTGTTATCAGGACTAAGGATCATACCTGAAAATATGGACAAGAACCTAAATCTGTCCATGGGGCTATTTTTCTCCCAACGTATCCTTCTGGCTCTGGTGGACAAAGGCCTAAAGCGTCAGAAGGCATATGAGATGGTCCAGAAAGTGGCTATGCACTGCTGGGAAAACAAGGTCTTTTTCCCAGATGCCGTGCGCGAGGATAAAGTCATCTGCTCCTATCTCGACAAATCTGAGCTTGATGAACTCTTTGATCCCGCTTATTATTTAAAGCACGAAGATCTGATTTTTTCCCGGGTATTTGAAAGTCAAGGGTAAAAGCGGTAAGAGATAAATTAAAGAAAGTAATCTACCAGTCAATAACCCCAACTAGTAAACTACTTGACCAAAATAAACCTGTTAACCACTCAACTCAACAAAACATGAAAGAACTAAAAAAAAGATTAGCAAAACTTCTGTATGCTAAATCCTATAAAGAGGGTGAATTTATTTTAACCTCGGGCAAAAAAAGCGATTATTATTTTGATTGCAAACAGACTGCCCTGGATCCTGAAGGCGCCTACCTTATCGGCCGTATTTTTCTGGATATGATTATAAACAGTTCCAGACCCATCCAGGGAGTTGGGGGGATGACTTTGGGCGCTGACCCATTAGTTTGTGCCGTGACTGTGCTTTCTCACTTGCATAATTATCCTTTACCTGGCTTTATAGTCCGTAAAAAAGCAAAGGGGCATGGAACCAATCAGTACCTGGAAGGTCTCAATAATTTTGTCCAAGGCCAAAAGGTTTGCCTGCTCGAAGATGTGGTCACCACAGGCGGAACCCTTTTGACAGCGTGCAAGCGGGTTCAAGAGGCAGGTCTGGATGTGCAGGCCATTTTTTGTGTTCTGGACAGGGAGGAAGGCGGCAGAGAAAACCTGGCCCAGGCTGGCTATGAGTTAACCTCAATCTTTACGCGACAAGAATTAATCCATGTTGCCAAAAGTTAAACCAATATACCTTCTGACTTTAGCCTGGATGGTCTTTTTAGCCGGGTGCAAACTGGAACCAGCCAGTAAACTCTTATGGCCGGATTTAAGTGATCCTTATTTCCAACTGACTAAAAAGTGGACCAAAAGAGGCGTTATTTACTCGGGAATTGATACAGAAATAGAGGTTTACGCTACTTTAAAATCCCCCGAATGGAGAAAAGCCTATGTGCATAAATGGGCTAAAGTCTATTCTTTAAGCCAGAATGAAGAAAAAAAATTACAGGCAGATGAACTTAAAGCGGCCCAAAAAGAGACAGAAATTTTTCTGGCCATGTATAGCAACAAACCGGAACAGGCTGAACTTAAATTTAATAGCCCATTATGGTCAGTGTTCCTGGAGATAGAGGATAAGAAAATTTATCCTCTTGAAATCAGGCCTCTGGACTGGCCTTATGCAAAACTTAAAACATTTTTCCCCTTTGTGCACAAATGGCAGAAGAGCTATATGCTACGCTTTAGAAAACTTGAACCCCTGCAAACGGGACCTTCTGGTAATCCTATCCGCCTGACTCTTAGCGGACCTGTGGGAAAAGTAAGCCTTGAGTGGTAGAGTTTACAAATCTGCTAATTTACCTATCTGCTACAAACTTATTATGAACTACGTACTGCGTGCTACGTGCTTTCTTTTCAGCTTAAACTTTCTCTCGGTCGCCTTTTTTCTCCCTTCTATATCAAGTGCCTGGGAAGCCAACTTCTCAGCAGACCCCTCTGCTCCTGAGCTATTTTTAGCAATTGATAAAGAACGACAAAAACTCTTTATCCTATCCAACAAAAGCCCCTTGCAAAAGCTGAAGGAATTCTCT encodes:
- a CDS encoding FmdB family zinc ribbon protein → MPIYEYRCNECQQVFEEWQKDFEERDVPCPICGGSATRLISHSAFILKGSGWYVTDYCNRKSSSNNGKKEKTTDQKGQTATSKAPANSSATQNTSGS
- the purB gene encoding adenylosuccinate lyase — translated: MIERYTRKEMGEIWTLENKFRVWLEVELAVCEAWYQLGLIPEKEIQEIRAKADFDVQRILELEEKTKHDVIAFLTAVEEKVGPASRFIHLGCTSSDIVDTANGVLLYRAGLLISKALDRLLDTLQDMAHKFKGRLVMGRTHGIHAEPTSFGLKVANFYAEFKRHKERWEQALEGIRYGKISGAVGTYAHLDPRVEEIACKILGLKVDPISTQIIQRDRYAHYFTALALMAGGIERICVELRHLQRTEVLEVEEGFSAGQKGSSAMPHKKNPISAENLTGLSRLVRTNAMAAMENMALWHERDISHSSVERVIMPDSTILIHYMLHRLNNLLSGLRIIPENMDKNLNLSMGLFFSQRILLALVDKGLKRQKAYEMVQKVAMHCWENKVFFPDAVREDKVICSYLDKSELDELFDPAYYLKHEDLIFSRVFESQG
- the pyrE gene encoding orotate phosphoribosyltransferase, which codes for MKELKKRLAKLLYAKSYKEGEFILTSGKKSDYYFDCKQTALDPEGAYLIGRIFLDMIINSSRPIQGVGGMTLGADPLVCAVTVLSHLHNYPLPGFIVRKKAKGHGTNQYLEGLNNFVQGQKVCLLEDVVTTGGTLLTACKRVQEAGLDVQAIFCVLDREEGGRENLAQAGYELTSIFTRQELIHVAKS